TTTTAATAACAGTGTACAAAATTTTACATCTGAGATGAATGTGGATGGTTTGAATGATGAACGTGAAAAACATGTTAAACATGTGTGTTACAAACAACTGAAAAGAAAGAATAAAGACGAACCAAGGATTGAAATTGAAGAGTTGAGAATGTTGTTAGGGATTCAAGACCTTGGCGGTACAAAGTCAAGAAAGTTCGAGTCGGGTTTTAGGATTAAGAGGGAACGTTGAAAGTTAATCCTAAAATTCGTATGAGTTGAAAGTTGAAGGGCCAAAATGAAAGATTGATATAATTAGTTTTATTAAAGTTTGATTTATTTTAGGTAATTGGTTTTGTAATAGGTTTAGGAAAGGTTTAATATCTTGGAGAGCAAGTTTAGTAGTACTATAAATAAGGGTCTAtgttattgtttttatttgtcTCTTTTCCTTGTAAGTTCGTATGTTCCTTTGATTGAATAGAAAGAGTCATGGATCTGTCTTACCAATATCTTATGTTCATGTTTGTTGATCGTGTACGTGTTTGTTGATCATGCACGTGTTTGTTGATAAGATTGTTTTAACCGTCTGGGCCAATATAGTGTACATGAATCTTTGTTTGAACATTAGAGGACATCTCATAGAAGTATAGAACCCAACAAAATTATTGCTAACATGTTCCACGGCCAAAAAGACGAAAGAACAGTCATCATCGGAAAAGCTTAGTATTGACGATTTCCAACATAGTCCGGTTCACTACGCCGAGGAGAAGGTGATCGCACAACTTTCTCCCTCCTGCATCATAGCTTCTTTACCACGGTTAGCTAATCGAAAGAGGATTTTAGAAAAGGGACCAAATTGTCGCGGTAACAATCTAAATAGAGAAACAATATTAATATGGTGATTGTAGATCTGAACTGACCCACTTGATGTTTCTTTGATTGTTTTAATGTGTGTTGTTTTTCGTATCTTCAAATAACATAAAACCGCATGTCTTCTTAATACGACAAACAAAAGAATCAAATATCATAAAATGACATGTCTtcttaataccatacaaacaatGTACAAATTTTTTTAAGAAGTGTTCGCAAAAACAATAGTATACGCACACGGAACTTTAACTGATAGCTacgtaaaatatatatattcatatagggtaaggttattgtaaaaaaggttaaaagtgtgagaaaggtgagaaatattgtggaggtGACATGTGTCCTAAATCTAAATTAAATCAAAAGGGTAAAGAAGTAATTTTTATCaataattcaattaattaaaaacttcccataaccgccaccttaactATAGGaactagttttttttaaaagatctctataaacaccatttagcaagtatataacaccattcagtaagtatataacaccattcagcaagtatataacaccattcagcaagtatataacaccatttagtaagtatataacacaattcagcaagtatataacactattcagcaagtatataacaccattaagtaagtatataacaccattaagtaagtatataacaccattcagcaagtatataacaccattcatcaagtatataacaccattaagtaagtatataacaccattcagcaagtatataacaccattcaacaagtatataacaccattcagcacatatataacaccattcaataaagtatataacacaattcagcacatatataacaccatacaataaagtatataacaccatttatcacatatataacaccattcaataatcatTATATCTTtgtatcatcttctccacttccggcaccaccactgccggTCCACCGCCGCTGTCATGTAGAGGTGGCCAACCACCCGACACCACCTTGCTGGATGTCTTTTAGTCGCTCGTACGAAACCACCTTGCCGGAACCCCTGCACCTTCGGACACCCAAACCACCGCCGGAACGACACATCCGCCGTCGCCGCAATCATCGGAAAAACGAAAATGGGGCGCTGCTCGAATTCTGGAAGAAGGAGGGGCGCTGTTCGAATTCTGGAAGAAGGAGGAGGATGATTCGAATGAAGAAGAAAGAGAATTCGAAAATTTAGGGAATTGATTTACAGTTTCCTATTTTCATGTTGATGTAAACGACAGAATTACCCATACaaatttcaaatcagtccaaactaaaaaaaacattttacaatTTAGTCAATTTTGATctaaaccattagatcaaaagatctattGGCTGAGATTGTTTCTCACCCTTCTCACACTTATAATCTTTTTTACAGAAACCATTAGATATACATGTACTTTCTAATTGTATATATCACAGTAATCACACGTGTGATTGTTACTTATTTTTAATGACTAACATAACCTAAAACCTCGTATCCGGACACCTATAAATCGATGATTAAGAATGAACCATTGGCTtccaagttttttttttcataataaTAAATTAGAAAGTGATAAATACATATGAAAGAAAAGtttgttattattaatattatataaaaatttaGTAAAACCGCCTTTTAATTATTTTGCCAACTCaaaggaaaaagaaaaggttAAAAGAAAAGAGACCCAAAACAGAGTTGTCctcaccatcatcttcttctaCTTCTTTCATATGGGTGGGGGTAGTGACACGTGTCAATGATGAAATAAGTGTACTGGACTATTGGGTCCCATACAACGTTGTTAATATGGAAGATAGTGACACGTGTCAACGATGAAATAAGTGTATTGGGCCCCAGCGAAGGTTGCTAATATGAATGGTAGTGGTGCATGTGATTGACATCTTGGTAACATAAAACATATATAATAGTCTCATTGTAACATCCATATGCTCCTTACATGTTGCCTTCATAAATCTTATCCATATGTATATTACGTAAATATTAAGTTATAAGAATTAAGTAAAGAGAATATCAAGAAAATTAAAATAAGACTGACCAATAAGACATTTCAAATTTATATCGATCAGATGACTCGAGAATGAAAttcatgtttaaaaaaaataaaagaaattagaGATAACGTGAGAGAAATGAAAGCTTTGTAGGAAAATGTGTTGTGTCGCCGTGATCATCATGATCGTTATACTCAGTAAAactcaccaatagcaaagctaaggtaagATAAGGTCTGAGGAGAATAAGATGCAGACAACCTTATCTCTACCCGTTAAAAAtaaagaggctgcttccagtgagaccctggctcgatagtagttttgcatcaagccttggacataagacacataacactcaacaattaagacaaaggccgattagtgcatgtactcccttgtcttttggctatcaacgccaccatatgatacatgattaaccatccccctctttaaCGTTATtctcacgaaattagtaaaataacgttaaaattagtgcactttcacttttgcccctcgAACGCCCACATATATATGTTATATGCACATACCGCCAGCGGGGCGTATAGGAAAATGTGTTGTGTATACATAGGAAAATGATTCCCACCTTTTACTCTCCTCTTCCTGCGGCCTGTTGGCTCCATGCCCCACCCCTTTTCATGGTTGGTCACACCCCAAAAAGCGGGGTGGCACGCCCTATAATGCCGAGCAACTCTTTACATGGACAGGGCGTTGCTCGATAACGCTTGACCTTGCCAGGACGTTGCTCAATAACACTTGGCCTTAGCGTCAACATACACAACAAAAGTACAACACCTAGCCTGGTAAAGTCACAAGTCGTCCACTAATGTAGCCTTATGGTAAAGTAATTTGACATATATTAAACTAATTTAAACTTAACCAAAAAATGTGATGCCATTATATTTTCTTAAGGATAACTTTATATTATATAACAATAACATCCACCAAACTAAGTGGAAAAGACGTTATGACACCACATTGCTTAATGACAGACAGGTCAAACAACTTGCATGTCGTGTTTATATGATTAACAACGGGAAAACTGTATGTCCATGATTAATGCCTCTTTTAAAAGTATTTTCAATCATTTCTGTTCATTGTCTTTTTACTATGTTTGATATACTTATCATTACTTTCTTTTCTGTAAACCATGTTTGAATACAAAATTATGAAACCCACATATATATCATACATGTAACTTTACATGTAAAACACTAAACgattttataattattatatcCACTCTCTCTCAACCTCAACCTAATTCTCCCTTGTGGTACCCTCGTTGCGACCCACCCCTAACTTGggttgttcatgagccgagctAGGGCAAGCTTGGGGGCTTTGAATTTGAACAGAGTTGAAAATCTAAGCTTGAGCTaggcttggtttggctcgattttaaaaagaaaaattaacaCATAGCTTTCAAAATTCAGTagcctaaaatattatttaatagtTTAGAAAACATATTCAAGATCAGTTCAATCTAATACATTATAAGCCAAAATCAAATTCAACAACACAAATAAGTTTCAAATTTAAATGAAATACAACAATATTAGTTTATTAGCATAGTAATCAACCTTCAAATATGTCATAGATATCAAATTAGACTCCTAAATACATGcaaataataatcagttttctataattaatatttcataatgtagataaaaataaaatatattacaagTAAAATAATCCGAGCTAAAAGCTACAAACCGAGCCAATCCGACTCGTtacaagccgagccgagctaggctcactttgtAACCAAGCCAAACCGGCTCAGCTCAGTTTCAAATAGAGCCATATCCTGCGAACTTTTTCTGAGCTAAATCCAAGCAAGCTCCGAGTCGCGAGCTTTTTGGGTAACCCTACCCGTAAACCTCTTACTTCCACTTCCTTCACCCTTATCTGATTTAAGCTTTTAAGTTCTCTACTTAAATTTCCATCATGTAACATCCACCATTAAAGCTTCATATAAAAAgatatataatttattagtttctcattTGAATATAGGTTCAGCATTCCTTTATAAAACTTCAATCTAACCATATTAAACAAGTTCtaacaataataatactaatactaataatgTTGACCAAAATTCTCAATTTGGAAACTTATTTAAATGTTTATACAATACAGAAAATAAGACAAAGTATTGAGTAGAGAAGGAACAAAATGCTGGTCCAGTTAGAACATGTGTTGTCAAAACATAAATTTTGGAAATTTATGATCTCCGTAGATGATCCTCCCCGTCCATCCCATATCTCTATCTCATTCCAAATCTAACCCTAACCCATAAATCCTCTAATCTTTATCAACCCAACACACATACATTCATTCAaccaagagagagagagagagagagagtctagagagagaaagcagCTGCACCAAAACCCTCATCATTCTTCCTAACTCTCAACCATATGAAACCTCTTACATAACCTCAACTTTAGCTTCATCTTTCACTGTTCAGTTAGATTTTGTGGATCCTTAAAGACTCCACTTATCAATCTTTGTTGGGTGAAAGTCAATACAGTGAATAGTAATACCCTTTTGAATCTTGGATCAAAGGTTCAAAACCCTAATCTGATAACCTAAATTCTTGCTCTTTGATAGGTTAATTGTAAGAAGATCAAGATCAAGATCAAGATCAATGGATCAGATAGCTGCATCTTCACATGCTCACTCTCTCCCACCCCCTTTTCACACAAGAAACTTCAACTTGCAGCATCAGTTTCATCAACAAAATTCAGAAGATGAACAAAGTGGTACAACTGGTCTCAACATGGGAGGTCAAAAGAGAGACCGTGATGAGAATAACAATGATGAGATGTTGAATGTTAGCGGTGGCGGTGGTAGTGAAGGTAGAGACGGTGAAATCTCACGGCGGCCGAGAGGAAGACCGGCGGGTTCGAAGAACAAACCGAAACCGCCGATTATTATCACAAGAGATAGCGCGAACGCGCTTAGAACCCATGTTATGGAGATTGCTGATGGAAGTGATGTGATGGAAGGCATTGCCACCTTTGCGCGGCGGCGCCAGCGTGGCGTTTGTATTATGAGTGGTAGCGGAACTGTGACTAATGTCACTCTCCGACAACCAGCATCGCCCGGTGCAGTTGTTACATTGCACGGGCGATTTGAGATCTTGTCGTTGTCAGGGTCTTTTTTGCCTCCACCAGCTCCACCTGCTGCCACTGGCTTGACTATTTATCTAGCCGGTGGACAGGGTCAGGTGGTTGGTGGAGGTGTGGTTGGGGCCCTTTTAGCTGCAGGGCCCGTTGTTATCATGGCGGCGTCATTTAGCAACGCCGCCTATGAAAGGCTTCCTCTAGAAGAGGAGGAGGCCACTTTACCAATCCAAGGTGGCTCCTTAGGATCTCCGGGAGCCATCAATCCCTCACAACAACAAATGTTAAATGATCCTTCACTTTTTCAACATGGCATGTCTCAAAACCTACTCAACTCGATTCAATTACCAAACGATGGTTATTGGGGCAACGGtggcggcagtggtggtggtggtcgtcaACCATACTAACCATAGCGTTGAATATGGAATGTTGTATTGAAGTATCACACAAGAATAATTTGGATGTCAAGCTTGCAAGATTTAGGTTTAATTATCCTTGAGGATTTGAATTGAAGTGTTGAGCAAGATTTCAGGTTTCATTCTTTTACCCTTCTATTCCTAATTTGTGTCAACCCTTTTACTTCTTAGTTAATGAATTAGTTAGATAGAGACTTTGTTAATTAATTGTTATGAGCTTGATTTAGTATTTATGATCATATGGATTGAAACATCTTTGTAAACTGTTGCTTCTTTGGCTGTTAATCATGAGTTTGATTATTAATTTTCACATAAGTTATTTCTTGTTATATATAACTTGACATCTACAACCAACTTACAAATAATCATACTTCTTTTTTATTATCTTAGCTTATTTTGTTATaagtattattaatattaataatattataataagAAATCCAAATTGAAAAATGTTAACAGTGAAAGTAAACCGAACCTAATACTTCTCTACTTCGACAAGTTTCTCATTTTATAGGTATAAAGATCATATAAACTCAAAATCTCCAAGCTTTTTTCTGAGTCTTTCGGTAAAATTATTTAGCATTTATTAATTTGTACACAAATATGATATTTAAGCTCGAATATAGCTTCACTGAAATCTGTAAACTATTAATACACTAGATATGATATAAAATAAAAACTAGGCAATCGAATAATATATTAGGAAATGTACGAACGTGGGACATTACTAGATTCACTTTGCAGTGTGCACACTCCTTTTCAAGAAATGAACAAAAATGACAAGGACCGTTATCTATGTTTTAACCAGCTATCTTATCCTCTCACTTTGTCATAAACGTTAGTGCACTGAAAATCGCAATCTATCCGCCCATACCCCTCTTTCCCCCACTAGAAAGTTAGTGATTTCGATGCTTATTTTTAGTTGGAAACGGTGTTTTCTGACGCATTTGCGATAAAATATTTATAATGGAAAAAATCTTGTGGGAAATTGTTTCTTACGCAACTTCCGGCACATTTTCTAGCAGAGTCCAGACTTCTTTTTAAGAAAATCTTGAAAGTAGTCAGTCTACTATGCGATATACTTGTACTGTTGTTATTCAGAACAGTTGCAAGAAAATTAAATAGACATTGAGAGGCGAACTGATAATAtgtaatagagtaaattacaaagttcgtcctttatgtatgtctaatatatcaaagtatgtcctttatctttaataacctCAGAAAACGTACTTAATGTTTGCAAATCCTTACATGTTACGTCCTTTAGTCCTAATCCAGTTACTTTTCATGGTTAAATTTGACTAAGTCAGccccacataagggtattttggtcattttatcataaatattaaaataaataataaaaaaattataaatatatacagacaactctctctctcctccctttCTCACTCACCCACCCACTACTATCACCACCAGTccaccaccatcttcaagttAGAATTGAGATCTGCAACCattatttttttgaaatttaCCACAGTATCATGCTcataaacccaaattttgacctaacaccaaaatcaaaatcaaaatgaaaTCTACAAAAACCTAACACCACCATTATTTTCTCCCCCCAAATCTGGAATAACCTAACCCCACCGTCATTTTCTGTTGATGACTGGCCGGAGACGTCGGATGCCGACGATGGTGCGATGACTGCCCTGAGATTTGGGGTTAGAATGGTGATCAGTTGCCGgccaccaccatcttcatcatcactccATCTTCAGTCAACTCAGTGTTTGGACTAACTCAGGTGGTCGTGCCGTTGCCGgccaccaccatcttcatcatcactccATCTTCAGTCAATCACCATCATCAACAACAGAATTTGTCATCAAACTTCAGTCAAGATACAAACCAAAAAAGGAAACAGGGGAGGGGGTACTTTACCGTGAAACCCATCGGTCCGAGACACGGACCGTCGCCACGTGCCACCACGCGCCGCCGTCATCAGCGTCGGAAATAGAACGATGGAGCTGGGTGGGTTTTGGGGGTTGTCGAACCAGAGAGAGGAAGGGTGTGGGTGTGCGTGTTGCCAGACAAACGAGTCGTCGGTGACCGATCAGAAAGCAAGAGGGGTTGTGGGTGTGTGGTGGTCTTGTCGGAGCAAGAAAGGGGTTTCGGAGGGGTATGTGGTTTAACACATAGCATGATTCTGATCGGAATATTGATTCGGAGAAGATGAAGAACATATCTGAAACTGGAAAAACTAGAATAGCTCGCCGGAGAAGATAAGTATCTCGCCGGAAATTAATC
The Helianthus annuus cultivar XRQ/B chromosome 6, HanXRQr2.0-SUNRISE, whole genome shotgun sequence genome window above contains:
- the LOC110864336 gene encoding AT-hook motif nuclear-localized protein 24, with translation MDQIAASSHAHSLPPPFHTRNFNLQHQFHQQNSEDEQSGTTGLNMGGQKRDRDENNNDEMLNVSGGGGSEGRDGEISRRPRGRPAGSKNKPKPPIIITRDSANALRTHVMEIADGSDVMEGIATFARRRQRGVCIMSGSGTVTNVTLRQPASPGAVVTLHGRFEILSLSGSFLPPPAPPAATGLTIYLAGGQGQVVGGGVVGALLAAGPVVIMAASFSNAAYERLPLEEEEATLPIQGGSLGSPGAINPSQQQMLNDPSLFQHGMSQNLLNSIQLPNDGYWGNGGGSGGGGRQPY